CTCAGATATGAATGTTTCCTGTTGCTTATCTTGAGACACTGACATGAATCGTTATAAATTGAACCAAAAACATGCACCATATTTAAAGGTTGAGGCCCCTCACACGTGATAGTAGCTTTTTAAAACCATGAGCTGAATTTGATCGATATACTATGATTAATGTTGGTGTACCTacaaaaaataatcatttgttACCTTTATAAATTAGAAATATATCCTGATTATCACCTTGCATATTATTGCGTTAAGTTGTGACGGAGACTTTTGCTGCCAActtcttttattatattttatgtatttattgaatCACTGACAGTAAGGACATGACAGGATAttaggggagagagagatggacggaCTCGAACCAGGGACGTTGCATTCACGGCCTCTGGATACATCTAAGACGGAGTCCCAGCTTTAATATCTTTGTGCCACAAATATAATAATCAGAACCCTGGACCATaattcatgtttaaatattgatccAAAAAAATACTCAAAAGACGCAAAGCTTATACTTtccattatttttattatttctttgttagttcttgtaatttttttaagaCCACAAACCAGATGCTAAGACACATTGCGCCCCTTCACTTGTTTATACAGCATAATGCATTAAATAGTgccacaataaataaataaacaacgaTCTGCATCAACTTTTACGTAACAgtttatttcatctttttgtcACAAAGGCTCTCGACAAATTGAATTCACTTCAAACTTAAAATACTTGACCAGACCTTACttataaaacaatgaataaagTTTTGCTtcagttgttttgatttttttttttcatttattttgattcaAGGAGGAAGAAGTCAAAACTTGAATTGAAATGAATCCGTACATTTTCTCGTAAAGGGTCAAATCAATATAAAAGCAGCATGAAAAATCTTTGAAACGATTTTGGTGCACATACTGTGTTCACCATGGATACATAAGACACGTGTGGGGGCAGGGAGATGACGGAGCCATatagggaaagaaaaagaaacatctaTCTTAAACCACAGTATATCTGTGCTGCCGGGGCTGTGGTgacttttttctgtctgtttaagCGTGGAGAGATCCGTCTTTCGTGgaacagcagaggaagagagggggtgagaggcagggaggggaagggggggggcgAGATTGGGATACGAATCTGCACCTTAACTAAATCAAGGCCCACCACAACCCAGCGTACGCTCCGACTCTCTTCCCTCCATcgtttgtctgtgtcttttcatCCAAAGCCCAACCACAGGCCGCCTACTCTCAACCCTCTGAACTTCTCTTCTTTTATCTTCTTAAATCTCTAAATCTGAGACCACCACAGAcccctctctgcttcctgctgaGGGGTTTTACTCTGCAGCGAAATTTCCTATTGTATACCACACAGAATGAAATATAAGCAGGGATATATCTatggtaaaatatatattttttcgaACAGCTGCTTTTGTAAACTCATTTGTTAAATCTTAAATAAAGTGTTCACTTTATTTTTTGGTATACACCTTTGCCGACTCCCTTAATCAGATCCCTTCTTTGAAAAAATTGTCTTGAATCATCTGTAATAAGTATTTTTGGCTCTACATGCTCCTTGTTGGAGGTAAGAAATGTAATGCTGCGCAGACGACACACAGTTGTATATTCACGCCCTGTTAATTAGCATTTTTTAACCAGATTATTACAACTTCAGAGAATGTATATGAACGTGTTTTCTGGATGTTTCTAAATTGCCTGTTTTTTCAGAATTGTGAGCGTGATGGAGAAGTTTGTCCTCATTCTCTTACCTGCCCTCATCGCAACATCAGGTTTGATGTCCTGATTCCAACTGATTGGTTTATTTTAACTTTGGGCGGGATATTTATTTTGAACACAACATCCCTCTCACTGTCTTAGGTGCTAAGGAGTCCGTTTATGCTCGGATAGGAGAGAAGGTCGTCCTAAAGCCTCCATCGATTAACGGTTTAAGTAGATATGTGTACTGGACGTTTCATAAAGAGGACGGCTTTTCACTTGCCTGGAGCAATCCCTATGGCGGAAAAAACATTGCTAAAGGTAAATAATGCATTTACTTATTCATTGGTATGATAACCTCTTTGTACCATCTTAATTTCCTGTGCTTATGATAGTAACAATCAGTATTTCTTGCTTTGCAGTTGAACCCTGGAAAGATAAGTTGACCTTGTCTGACGACTCACTGGTCATCGATAACGTCCAACCAGAGTTCTTTGGGACATACTTTTGTAAAATTGAATCTGCAATTCAAAATGTACATTTCCATTCCATCGAACTTATCAAACTCGACGGTaagagtgaaaacaaagagacgTGTTCTGCTCAGTCATGTCATGCTATTATactttatgttgttttaaacatacTCCAGAGGCAGATGTTTCATTCAATTCCAGCCTCTGTAGTCGAGCGTAAAAGCAATTTGTTACTAACTGGTTTAAATAGTTGACATTCTGGTGAAGTTGCTAATGATTTTTTCACTCTCCTTAATTTCTGTCCTAGTGAGTGTGAACCCAGCCAATCCTCTGCTGCCTGGAGAATCTCTGTCCCTGTCCTGCACCGTAGATTATCCCAAGAAGCCTGAGATCCACTGGCTGAATCCCAGAGGCGAGAAGAAAGGCCAGGGAACAGTCACTGTGAAGGTCACAAGCCAAGACGATGGCATGTGGACCTGTGTAGtggcagaagaaaaacaggtCAAAATGCCTGTAAAAGTTATGGGTGAGCTGCAGTTAAAGCACAAGTTTGAATTTCACAGAAGTCAAATCTCGTTCAGATGAaaactttatttctctttttattctcatttcagGCCTTTCTCCAGCTCCTGTACTTCCTCACTACACGTCTACATCCTCACGCTTCGCTGTCCCCTGTTCGATTCCTCATCCCATCACCTGGGAGCAGATCAAAGCTAAGGGCGTCCAGGAAGTTCACTGGCAATTCTTCCCAGCGACATCATCAGGCCTCAATTCCCAGAGGCTCTTCACCCTCTCACTGGATTCGCTGAGCTGGAAGGAAGACCAAACCCGAGATTTGAAGCCTGCATCAGATCCCGAAAAACGAAATCTGGAACTGACCAGAAAGCTGGGCAGAGTGGACGACAGAGGGGACTACGTGTGCACTATGAAATTTAAAAATGGCCTGATCCTGAACAGGACGGTGCACGTGGAGGTGTTGCAAAGTAAGTCTAAGTGAATTGCATGGCACCAGCCCAGCTCTGTGTTACCCTCACATCTGTCGAGTGAGTATTTGTTTGCTCGTTCATTATCATCGCAGCATccttgtatatatattttttgacatCAGGTTTTTTTGCGTCCTTCTTATTGTCATTCATGACAAAGTCGGAGACAATTACTTGTTTGCCACCTCTCCGCTTCTGCTCTCTTGCACCAAGCGAGTGTTTAATCTATCTGCTGCAGAGTTTATTGGAAAATGTCCCCGTGTGACATTTGTCTAATTCAATGGTTAATACACTAGTCTGGCTCCACTTGTTTTAATAGAGTATAACGAGCTGTCCCTCTGCCAGAGGAACGGgataaaacaacatgttttaataAGACTTTGAGCCCTGagcatttaacatttaacattagtTTTTTCCCCTAAAGTCCACTGATCTGATGGATTAATTAATTTGCTCTTGGACTTTGTTGTAGCGTGATCTCACTGGAGTCCAGCTGCAGCATTTCATGGTCTCTCTTCAGCTTTGTTGGGGATTTACCTCCATCTgccaaaacaaattaaatgttgcACGTATTTAAAAGACTGTTGATTTGTGTAATTCAGGAGCTTATTTAACACGACTCAGGTTTGGTTTGTTTAGTGATGTCCAAGCCAGctagaaataaacatgaaatcacTTGGAAACATTAACTTTCACATTCTAATCTGATTGTAAGTGGTAAAAGTGATGACTTACAAatagttttatgtttttctgagtgtttgtttatatcaagaaacacaaaaaatacaaagaaatacacacacaatacaaaaagaaattattttaataatataaagaaaagaaaaactgggGACTCTCCCAGCTCATCCACTGGATCGACCCTTAAGGTTCATTAAAAGTTAATTTCAAGCCTCTATAGTTTTTTTATGTAAAGTGGTTGGGAGAAGACTTCAagatattaaaatgtgaaaaagacGTCAGCTTCAGAAAGGACAACTGTATACTGATTGTTTCTTCCCTTGCTCCCCAGTCACCTCCTCACCGGGACCACACCTCCTCTCTGGCCAGCAGCTCAACCTGACGTGCAGCGTGGGCCAACCGCTgccctctgacctccagctgcGGTGGACCCAACCTAAACCAGCAGCCCAGCCTGGTCTGAAGTCTGACCAGCACTCTGCCCGTCTCACCATCCCAGAAGTGAGCACGGACGATGGAGGACTTTGGGTGTGTGGGCTGTGGCAGGGTGAGACGCAGCTGACGTCGGCTGCGATAAGGTTGACGATAGGTGAGCACAGGAAGcgagagcagagcaggaaataTGACATCAGCGTGACCTTGTGGCCACAGTTTTGAAACTACAGAAACTTGGTTTTACAAGGTGCGTTCTCTACAGTATCCTGTTTGACgactgtcctcctcctcctgtttgcaGATCCCAAAGTGAGTGTGTGGACGCTGGTGATGGCGTGCAGCGCTGCAGCCATcgtggtcctcctcctcctcatcctggCTCTCGTCCTCCACCGGCGCAGACGTGTACAGTCAAATAATTTCTACATCTTTTTTCGTTAGATCACAATAGGCCATTAATGTTGCATTAAAAGTTAACTCTcaatctctctgtgtctgtctcactctgtggCTGACATTAGCGGAAGATGAGACACCTCAGGCATCAACTCTGCCGATGCAAAAAGTACGTACTAACCATTTCCTGGACTGGTGAAATGGCTCCGAACTCACAtttacactcactcacactcatcCGCGGCGGCATTTGAATAACAAGTGCTGCCATAAGGTGTATTTATGAAAATACACCAATAAATAAGCATCTAAACTTCAAAACCTGTGACTCTCTGTTTCAGACCCAAGCCCAAAGGATTCTACAGAACATGATATCTCCCAGAAAGTAATTTCCAACAGGACACGGCCACCGATTGAATTTCTTTCCAGATAAGATGGATTTTTCTGTCGTATCTACTAAACTGTGAAGCTGTGTGAGCTGCGAGAGATGAAAGTCTGAAAGTTTGAATCAAAGTTCAGTCATCGCTGAGATGCCAGATGAGACtcagaaacaaaaatgtattttacagttgTAAATATCAACCAGGCTGGAGTGTGTTTAATTCCATATCTTCAATTcaattgtgtctcttttttttatgataataaGTAGCTGTTTCTTTTCATATGTTTGATTCAGTGTATTTAGTATTATTTGagtattttttaatttccatgTCATGTATGTTCTTTATGACGCTCCTTTGAAAGGCTTGGTTACCTGCTGCAATAAAAacttacacatttattttatctgtaCACAGAGATTTAAACTTTATTACTTAAACTAAAACAGGGTCCTGAGTAAATCAGCTTTCTTGGTGAGTGGCCCtgcagtggtttggaggttGGGGTGGAGGCTGGTGTCAGTGGAGTGGGGTGGATGCCATCTGACAGATCCGAGGATACTTGTAGGAGCAGGGAACATCGTACCACTTCTGAGAGCGGCTGTCCACCACGGCACAGTCCTCGCCCTCCGGCCCGGCCGACTCGTGGTTGTCTGGCTCTGATTTCAAGATGTCCCAATATCTTCAAatggggaagaaagaaaaaagacagaattATGGCCATGCAGTTGTAGGCCACCGTATAATACCGTATATAAACCTGTGGAATATATTATGTCTTTTTAAGTGTGTGATACCAAAACCAAGGCCTTCATCATAAGTCTATAACTCCTacagcgctctctctctctctgcagttgTTGCAGCTGCTTGGAAGGTTATGAGTCATTAAACCCATAACTCAGCTGCTTGTTCGTGTAGAAACAGCATTTGAATCATTTCAAACTCACGGGTTTTTAAGTGTTGAGTTGTCGACCCATTTccattctccctctttctcaaaGTCAGACAGTCCGATCCAGTAGTGTGTGTAGAACCCTCCGAACCTTCTGCTTTCTTTTTCCACAGCGTCCTAAAAGGTGTTCcactcaaattaaaaaacttttGGAGAAGAAATACATTGAAATGCCAAAGAAAAGCATAAACAGTTGACAAACACACGTACGTGCTGTCCCATT
The DNA window shown above is from Platichthys flesus chromosome 11, fPlaFle2.1, whole genome shotgun sequence and carries:
- the cd4-1 gene encoding CD4-1 molecule isoform X2; the encoded protein is MEKFVLILLPALIATSGAKESVYARIGEKVVLKPPSINGLSRYVYWTFHKEDGFSLAWSNPYGGKNIAKVEPWKDKLTLSDDSLVIDNVQPEFFGTYFCKIESAIQNVHFHSIELIKLDVSVNPANPLLPGESLSLSCTVDYPKKPEIHWLNPRGEKKGQGTVTVKVTSQDDGMWTCVVAEEKQVKMPVKVMGLSPAPVLPHYTSTSSRFAVPCSIPHPITWEQIKAKGVQEVHWQFFPATSSGLNSQRLFTLSLDSLSWKEDQTRDLKPASDPEKRNLELTRKLGRVDDRGDYVCTMKFKNGLILNRTVHVEVLQITSSPGPHLLSGQQLNLTCSVGQPLPSDLQLRWTQPKPAAQPGLKSDQHSARLTIPEVSTDDGGLWVCGLWQGETQLTSAAIRLTIDPKVSVWTLVMACSAAAIVVLLLLILALVLHRRRRRKMRHLRHQLCRCKKPKPKGFYRT
- the cd4-1 gene encoding CD4-1 molecule isoform X1, with protein sequence MEKFVLILLPALIATSGAKESVYARIGEKVVLKPPSINGLSRYVYWTFHKEDGFSLAWSNPYGGKNIAKVEPWKDKLTLSDDSLVIDNVQPEFFGTYFCKIESAIQNVHFHSIELIKLDVSVNPANPLLPGESLSLSCTVDYPKKPEIHWLNPRGEKKGQGTVTVKVTSQDDGMWTCVVAEEKQVKMPVKVMGLSPAPVLPHYTSTSSRFAVPCSIPHPITWEQIKAKGVQEVHWQFFPATSSGLNSQRLFTLSLDSLSWKEDQTRDLKPASDPEKRNLELTRKLGRVDDRGDYVCTMKFKNGLILNRTVHVEVLQITSSPGPHLLSGQQLNLTCSVGQPLPSDLQLRWTQPKPAAQPGLKSDQHSARLTIPEVSTDDGGLWVCGLWQGETQLTSAAIRLTIDPKVSVWTLVMACSAAAIVVLLLLILALVLHRRRRRKMRHLRHQLCRCKKYVLTISWTGEMAPNSHLHSLTLIRGGI